The Megalobrama amblycephala isolate DHTTF-2021 linkage group LG1, ASM1881202v1, whole genome shotgun sequence genome segment TGTCATTTGAGGAGTTAACTCAGAAGTATCAGTTgttcaaacacattttatttaatttcctcCAATTAAGACATTATATTACTAATAGCACAACACTTGTTAGGAATTGTGAAATGTCTTCTACTGAGagacttattatttttatcatctGGAAAAATGTCTCTGGTTAGGTTTTATGGTTCTATGTGTTCAGTTTTTCCTGTTGATGCACatagaatcaaatataaatggGAAGAAGAGTTAGATCCAACAGCACAAAAACAGGAAGTCGAAATCTctgcaatttatttttatatttttgtgtttagTTTTTGAATAGAAAGGACTGACATAAAACAGGAACTTGAGGGGTTTAAAACTGTgttttacatattacatatgTCACTTTTCACTGGATACATTTGTgcaaaatcataataatgaagATTTTCTGGTTTTACAGGTCTTGCAGCTCAGCTACGAACAGAACAACAGCAGACAATGGTATAAAACATTGGTTCAGAAATGTATTTAATCTAAAAACATTGACACACCAgcttatttgatgttttttttatgattataatatttcattatGAATGTGTCTGATAATCTCACACAGGCTGACAATCTGCGTCAGAGGAGGAATAATGCAGGTAAATCTTGTAATGACCACACACACTATATGTGTATAGAAATAATATCCAGGTtgatatttgaaacatttgtctCTTTCTGAGTTTTTGTCTCTTTGGAAAATGTAGTAGTGCCACTGCAGAACATTGGCAACATAAACATTGTCCTTCTGGGGAAAACTGGAGTTGGGAAAAGTTCCTCAGGAAACACCATCCTGGGAGAGAACAAATTCACATGTGGACGAAGTCTGTCTCCTATAACAAATATATCTAGTGTTGAGAAATCAGAGATTAATGGCAGATCTGTGTCTGTCGTCGACACTCCTGGGTTTTTTTGTACTAATCTTTCAAAAGATCAGCTCTCAGAGGAGTTTGCGAGAAGTGTGTTTCTGTCTGCTCCAGGAGTTCATGCGTTTTTATTTGTTGTACCGTTCGGCAGGTTCACAGAGCAGGAGGAAGAGATTCTGAAACAAGTGCAGAAGGTTTTTGGCAAAAAAGTGCTGAAGCATGTTATTATTCTCTTCACATATGGAGATGAATGTGACCGAGAGAATATGCAGGCAGAGATTGAGGGTAATGATGTTGTCAGCAGAGTCGTAGAGAAATGTCAGAATTATCATGTGATCAACAACAGAGatctgactgacagacagcaggtCAATGATCTACTGCTGAATATTTACAAGATGATAGAGCGGAACGGGTACTACACCAATGAGATGTACGAATTGGCACAAAAAATGATCACATGGGAAAAATTCTGTGAATTTGTTCAGGATGTTTGTGATGCTATAGTTGCATTTTTCCTGAACCTGCGTAACAGATTTGATAATACTTTGATACAAAGACTGGCACGATATTCAAGACTTTATgcataatcaaaaatgtattaattgctTTAGATTTATTCCATAAAACCTGTGGGAAAGCCTGCTCTGTTCATGAGGGGAAATTATGTATCggaacaaaatgaaaatgtattaattgaTAATTGACAGTCTCTTGAGTGGAAAGATTCATTATATTTTAGCTTCAGTGTACTTTCAcacattttaaaagtttaatgtTAAAACAGATCATATTTGGTTCTCAAACAGTATggaatataaaatatactaCTTTATATTTGCATGTTTCATTCATTAAGAAGAGTTTTGTATACTTTCTAATACAAAATATTGATGCTTACAACAAACATTTATGTCTTAATGCATATTCAACAGGCACCTGTTTATCCACAATATATGTACAATTTGCCTATTCAAAATGAATATTGCTTTACTGTATGTGCTGTATGtgctttactgtaaaaaattctgaaatatgAAATAACTTTGTCAAATGGTTACATAACATCATCTGCTCTGCTGCTGAGGGTTAATGCTGTTGCTTGTAGGTTTTTTTATGCTTAGTGGTTTTCAAGTGGAATATATTTCCTTATAATTTGACATATTATTGAGAGTGTTTGATGTTTAATGCAGATTGTACTGATATGTTTAAACCTGATAGAAACTGACAAATATTCAGTATAACATCTGCAATAAAGTTTGACAAGAACTTATTGTCCTGTAACTTTATTTGAACCTACACTTTTCACAAAAGTAAAACACTTTTGAAATATGCCAATCCTGAGAAAGCATGGTAAGTCAAGCCTGTTTCTGAAATAGAGGTAACttatactcagagtcagttaccatggtaccttactctgtgaacctaacctggtcaggagcaggttttctttggtaaacccagagtttcttTCGCTCTCCTCCCCTACTTTTCTGAgtattttttgtcttatttcaagtacaaatatgtgtgattggctgatttcAAAGCACttcttcggagtgttatgaatcttttgtgttgaatcagtgattcggatcgcatgtcaaaccgccaaactgctgaaatcatgtgactttttaaaaaatattctcataactttataatattaaggtagaacttcTGAACTcagatgaactgatttaaatgtttttagtaccttaatggatcttgagagaggaagtaccattgctgtgaaCGCAGGCCTCGCTGagtcattggatttcaactaaaatatcttaatttgtcttccgaagGTTAACTAAGGTCTTatgggatgacatgagggtgagtaattaataacagaattttcatttttgggtgaactaactctttaaccctcctggagccatgtggagtatgtttatgatgaatggatgtggatggagacaatttcttcagctcatactcattgatcctgttcactgccattataaaggccggatgcgtcaggatatttattaatatttcttctATTATGTTCATTAGgaacaagaaagtcatataaacCTATGATCAGGGCAGACTTAGTGATTTAGGGGCCCTAAGCAATTGCAGGGATGGGGCCCCAAAAGTCAAACTTTTCAGAATTCAAAActcaaaactatatatttttccggtaacactttacttgaaggggtgtgcataagactgacatgacaccttcataatcatgacatgacacgtgtcatgaatatgaaggaggttttatgcatgtttatgacaactgtcattaagtgtcattcactcaattatgtcatttttaatgcaaagatgacattgtttgagatgtctttgttacgacaatttgacataaaccaacacatcataacctgtcagtgtctttgttatgacaacttgacattagcaaaacatcataacctgtcataaacatgacatagcagattaattatcaaacttaaaaaactacttagctttatgggttaacattacattacattattttggtaacacttcagtatagggaacacatatataaacgattaactatgacttttccctcaataaactcttaatttactgcttattatagttaattgttaagtttaggtattgggtcgGATTAAGAAtctagaataaggtcatgcagaataaggcattaatatgtgcttattaATTACTAATAAATAGTCAATGTTCTAGtaatatgaatgctaatagtaataagcaactagttaaaagaccctaaaataaagtgttaccattattttataacagtgtcatcttttttaagaaatttgaaattgtctattatctgaccttctgttggaggaaacttaaaaaaaaaaaaaaaaaaaaaaaaaaaaaacatgaaatgaaaaatagtcatgacgctgttataaaattatttgtcagagtattgtcacttaatgacattttaatgacaagttcaatttgtaccactgtacttgagctcaagatacatattcatgacactattataatggcctcatgacagccaatgtcaaaaccaaccacatgacagtttaatgtaatgttaacccataaagctaaatgatgtcaagttgtcatgacaaagacactgacaggttgtgatgtgttggtttatgtcaagttgtcgtaacaaagacatctcaaacaatgtcatctttgcattaaaaatgacataattgagcgaatgacacttaatgacagttgtcataaacatgcataaaacctccttcatattcatgacacgtgtcacgtcatgattatgaaggtgtcgtgtcagtcttatgcacaccccttcaagtaaagtgttaccctctATGGATCTCCAGCTGCAGCGCTTTTGCTGTTTTGCGCCTGGCagtctgtttttgtttactAATTGGGACAACAATAAACTTTGTGAACTACTTTGGCCTCTGGGTCATCTAGGGTCACCTGACAATTTCCTTATACCAAAAAGAGAGCTTAACAAGAGAACGTGAGGGAATAAATCTTCAGGAGAGAGTATGgcctaaaataataaacaaaacaggAGCTAACTAAGGTTTTACCCTGCTCAAAATCAAagatgaaaaacaacaacacaaactTCCCTGAACTCCCTCTCTGATCAATAAACAGGAGAAAACAAttgtacataaaaataaaaaggcacTCTCTCTCTACAATTCCCAGGTAACCGAATACTAATTAAGAGTTAAATGATACAATACCTTCTAGTTACCCACACATGGATAGACCCGTAAGCAAGCTAAAGAATGTTGCTTACACACAGCAGAAGTATAGGCCCACACCTAACTCAAAACTGTAAGCACTTGTTCTCACACAGCATACACAGGCAGACAATTCAATTTCCACTCTAAGGCTGGGGAGAAGTGTTCCTCAGCACAGGATCTTCTGAATGCACCATATATACTGCTCTGCTCAGACTCAGGCATGCTCACAACGAGTTGCAGCTGGTGGTAATTAACCTGAGTAAGAGAGTGAGGGAGAGAAACAGAGCACAACACAGGACACACAGGGATTTGACAATAAAGTGACATTAAAACACTCAACGTAACACGTAACAAGCTAATAAATTTAAAAACCGCTGATCTAGCACGGCACGTCGCTGtttcgctggtgtttctgatggAGTCACAGCGCCTCCCTCAGGAGACAAACAGCGGCACATgattcaaaagtgaaagtgaaagtagtTCCGACATTTAAGTTCTCTTCTGACGTTACACATTTCACCTAGTGTGCTTCTTACCAAGATGTCTTTCCAACTGTTGGAGCGTAAATAGGCTTTATCCAATATACTTATTTATTTCACCTTCAGTgtggatttatttttatttattattggaCGACAGGCTGTtaaattcttagaaaataattcATACCCAAGGTATGCGGCCACaagttgtaaaataaaaaaatagcttttgcAATGAGtgttaaaggcttagttcacccaaaaatgaaaataatgtaatttattactcaccctcatgtcgtttcacacccgtaagatcttcgttgattgtcggaacacaaattatgatggTCAAGATCACGTCTTTGGGGTAGAAGCCAGTGGCCAGACAGGTGAGTTTCAGCTTGGTTTCATCATTGGTATTCTTCTGTTCAAACACATAAACATttggaggagctgaaaacacaGAATCAGTTCATCAATCAGTTTCATCAGCTGCAGATAATctacaaacacacattcactcacagCCGTTTCTGAGCTTCTCGTCTCCATATTCTCTGAATTTGTTGAGCCAGTCCACACACTCTTTCTCCAGGTATGCTTTGATGTATTGGTTTAGGATCGGGATATTGTCCCATTTTCTCTTGGTTGGTTGAGCTTCATCAATAAAGGTGACCCACTGAGACTCTTTATCATCAAAAGACAAGAAGTTTTCTCCATCATAGCCGTACTCATCAATGCCTCTGGAAAACTTAAATTCACTTCCCTCCTGCTCAACTTCACAACCGTGTCTCCACTGAAGAACATGAAGGTCTGAAATAGACACAAATCAAAATGTTTGTAGTGAGGTGGTGATAATAAAAATCATGTGCAGGTTAAACTGTATGAATGTTTCTCACCTGATTCATTGTGTCTCATGCGGCTCATCAGAATGTGGACGTTCACATTAAACCACTGTTCTTTACTCTTTCTCGACTGAGTGCCTTTTTCCCAGTAATCCTCCTGCAGTTTCTCTTTCATCCACTGTTGTTTGGGAATTTTTCTCTTTAGTTCTCTATTGTAATAGTCGATCTGTGTGTCGTCCAGCAGACCCATAGCAGTGAATTCATAGATGCCCGCCAGATCCACAGGTTTAGACAAGGCCGTGTAAATGTAATACAGCGAGTGCTTCTCTGAAATGAAGAGGAATAAACTAGACATAAAAAGGCATACAAGAAAATGCAgagttactttttatttttttgtttcttggAACTATAATGACCAGTTGGTAGCACTTTACAATAGGATCTCATTAGATAATTTTTGTTAGCCAATTGGGTAATTTTATTGGGTTATATTTGACTATTTCTTACCCAGgtgctgggtagtttttgtgtaacCCAGCTACTGGGTCAATGTTACCCAATGTTGGGAAGTCTGTGCCAAACTGATCAAAACTGGATTAATTTGTCAACGGTCATTTTATGTTCTTTTCTGAGAGAAAAACTTCCAGAGGGGAAATTTCCTGAATGAAAGTAAGGTTTTaatattacactctaaaaatgttgggttaaaaacaacccaagttgggtcaaaaatggaaaaactcagcaattgggctgttttaactcagTGGTTGGGCTAAATGTTTGCCCATTTAAACCAACCactgtttaattttatttaactcagctatttcaaaaaaaaaaaaaaaaaaatactgtattgcttgcttaaaattaacccaaacaATTATTAATTTTCACAAAGTCTGCTGCTTCAGTGTTTTTAGATCTTTTTGTCAGATGTTACTATGGTAATCTAAAGTATCATTACAAGCATTTCATAAGTGTCAAAGGCATTTATTGACAATTACATTAAAcagttagttcacctaaaaatgaccttcattcatcttcactgtgcactaattttgcacttaatatactaaaagttcttctttagtacttcttaagataatcttcagaacatctaagtgtactcaactgtgctattttgagacagcatgaaatatgaactaaaatgtgcttttaatatactatctctgtattgaACAATATCTAGCAATGACCAGTCATTGATATGACtgtcactgattcgaaacaaaagattcggcccagaagttgattgacagcaatgaataatgaataataataaaacaataaacatgcattaaatgtcttatcaataaatgttcaccttttgattattattgttgcctctagtaattatgtgtctgatttttaatttccaacctattttaagttcattttaagccagacatatagtaaattttaaagaatagttgggttaaataacaTTGGGCAAACATTCAACCCGATTGCTGgctttgtccattttcaacctaaCTTGGGTTGCTTTTaactcagcattttttagagtttaCATTATTATGACTTACTAAATTGAGATAATGATtctaaaagtcataattatgagataaaaacgTAAGTTATTATGATATGAATTATGAACGGTGGTGGCAAATTAGCCACTGCTTATAGGTCAACATTTTGGTCCAGTTATTAGTGGATTAAAAATACCTGTTCACTTgtatcaaaatatatttatgttacCATAAATTTGTAATCGTATTTCCATTCTGTCattacaaagacattttaaattgaCACATGCTCATTAGTTACTTTGACTTTGGTTCTCTGATAAACTTTTAATCATTTACCTGCTTGAATTGAAGGCAAAGTCCcataaagaagaaaaacacaaagCAGAGTGAAGATCTTCATAATGACACGCGGGCCTATGACCAAAAGCCtgtttagatgtgtttttaagcAGGAAGCACATCACCTGAAATCTTCATAAACAGGCATGCACACGCAGTGACTTGTTTAAGTCTGGCAGGTGAAACAAAGACCACAGTAGGGGAGGGGGAAAACACTGTCATCTGTGAAAAAATGCACTTTTGTATGTGTGATGCACTCAAATGCCTGTCACGActtgaaaaactaaaaaatttaaactgctgttgtttactgaaataaagAAGCTTGTACTGCACACCCAAGCCATGTATAGTACATTCAGTACAATTAATCACTCTCTGACTGTTAAAGGACACCTACTGACAGCAGAGAATGAGGAAGTGAGCTagaaacatctgaaaacacCTGTTATATaggtatgtatatgtatatatgtgttccACAGTAAGTGGAAGTAATGCATTGGTGACCGCTTGAACAGCTCTTGACACCGATGCCTTAGTCCAAAGCCGTCACCAAGTACCTGGAGAAAACTGCCAGTTCCATATAATCTTGAGGCTGCTAGGAGTTGGAGTTCAGGGGATAAGGAAAAAATTCTCCTTGTGGCACACATCAGCTGAGGTCCTCTTGGCACACAGTCTCCTCCAATTATAGCTATGTCATCAAGGATACACCCCATAATCAATTTCATTAATTAAATTAGGCCCTGCCTTGAAGAAAGTGAAGGTGTGGCATGCTTAGAAATCGTATAGAATGCATCTTCCTTTAATGTATCCATGGACTCCTGTAAATACCTGTAAATAAACTCAAGGCACGTTTACAATCAAATATGGCGCATACGCAAGCTAATGCTAATCGAAACATATacaattaaatgacaaaacaataCAGTTAATTACGGTACATAACTTCCTGAAAATTCCCAATACAAAACACATGCACCACTCGGGTACTTCACTTTCCGTGCCCGGGCGCGTCTGCGCATCTCTCAAAGTGTACTAAACCACGGAATGCGTGCGGATGACTGAGTTCGACACATGCGCTGTACAATTTTTTTCTATACTCTTTCCCAGAGATTGTGTCATCAACGGGACATTCGCTGGGCATGATCAGAGGagaaaaatagtgcatccaccattttatcatagttcagaagatacaccaagagaacaggAATCAATAACGATGTAGAAGGCATGCTTCTGAGTTTACTCTTTACACACTCTTCCTCAACGACTGCACATTGTGCTCAGTACTATgcatattgccacctagtggactttTCTGTCCTGCTTGCCcatgcgctgttgcacgcgCACCATCTGTGTggtctcgaaatttgggctGCACGCGGACGGGGTGTGCAGCTGGCCGTGAGCCCTCCACATGATGAAAATTACATCATGCAGACGGTGCACGAACGCGGACGGCCGAAATATACCTGGTGCTTTAGTTGTGTTGATATGGTACTGCTGCTATTTTTATCTAATAAATGTTGACTGCTTTGATAtgaaggggtggattctggaatccactgccgcttcaatatatatcttttaagttattaatcaacatttatatttctgttaaattatttgaatgacttcttcaatatatgttaaagcatctactttcctctgtacctctcactgagagaaaagaacatgttatctgtatgttttgggaaagtttcctgctcagagcagagttcagatcaacttcagccttgaagaagctgtgaatcatgtgtatctgtgtatgtgcgctaagtgatctgtgcaggtccctttgtactggacaactggcactgtgcttgagaccagcagacgccATGTCATGAGTccaaaaggacatccggtacctaaatccagggtcccctCGTCAGCATCGTGACGAATGGAGATATGTTtctgtccatgtgtggaaaatttctaatcttgtctattttcctttgccaatcagaatcattcaacctgaagtaatgacgtagttagttgactctgttagagtataattgttgtggaaatgtgaatgtatgcagagcggcctacgaactccttgtgagacctgaagctggcttctgctgatgaaactgcaaactattcttcattaaatttttcttcaatttattaattattttaaactttgattccaggtctttattcaacatatctggtttcaagggtcctaaactATTTATCCCCAACAAGGTGTTCTTGTGAGAAATGCAATACAAGTGGGCAGATGGATTTTACTCACCGCTGGGCGTGGTAGTCGAACGGCACAGGTCGTGACACATGGTCCTCTCACCCACAGTATACACAGCAAATTCATCAGTGTTAAATTTCAAGTATTAAGCCAATTTAGAGTAAAGTGCTGAAGTTAGGGTGTAAAATTTTGAGAAATTAACACCATCAGTTACAATTCATTATGCTTCGAATCTTTCTgattaagtgttttgaaatcggccatcactaaataagtcgttattttgtttttttggcgcaccaaaaatattcttgtcgctttataatattaatattgaaccactgtactcacatgaactgatttaaatatgtttttagtacattaatagatcttgagagatgaaatgtcattgctggctatgtaggcctcactgagccatcggatttcaactaaaatatcttaatttgtgttctgaagataaaaaaaggtcttacggctgtgaaacaacatgagggtgagtaacaaatgacagaattttcattttttggtgaactaaccctttaaagagcaTTAAATTAGATGTAATGATACTTGCAGAAAGCCTGAACTAGTAAGAATAGTATTATGTAAAttcatatataatttttccCACAGTGAATCAGCAGCGTAGAAGAACACTTGAAGAAACTGGAGGGACATCGCCAGCCATATCTCCTTGCCTCAGGAACTCACAAGTGGGCCATCAGCAGTTACTACGTTGTGATTGACCCGATGCTCATTCCATGTCAGGGAACCACGTCGTTGGCAGCCTTTGAACTATTTAGCACACTTTGTTTTCAGTGTAAGCTATGATGAATCTCTCAGCAACATGTACACATTCCTTCAGACAGCAGTCTACAGTATAGATGTTGACACCACTGAAGAAAGTCCAAAGGTGAAAGAAACTGTCATGTTATGTGAAGCTTTTGATGATACTTGAAGCTCTTCgatttttgattgttttatgCTTACAGACTGTTTTATATATTGTACGGCTGCATCATATAGACTGCAAGCAGCAGGTATGAGCTTTGTTTTATGAAGTTTAATGTTGAACAAGGTCATTGTACAGGGTATTTTGAGTGCCCTGTCCCTGGCTTAAATGAAATGTGAAGCCCtgttaaagtaaaaataataaaatgtattaattgcaGCACTTTATGATCAGATTTTTGGGATGGTAACACTAATAGATGGTAACTATAAATCCTAGGGGTCTATGTAAATACTCAATACTGAATACAAAATACTGATAATAGCACTTTTGACACAAAGGGTGTGGACACATATAGACACTTTGCTGGTGTAAAATTTGACACTGTGGGTGTTCTTTTTACATCagtgattttgctgtgtagacAGAGATGTTGTTGCATTCTTCTTTGACACTCTGCATGGGTCAGGTGATTTGAATCAATCTGCATAGGTTCAGGTGCTGGAAAGGCAACATATGGTGTGGTGGGCAGAAGATTGACAGCAAGTGTATTAAGTGCACATGGTTCATTATCCAGCCTGTATTCGCAAAATTGGACCATAAGTGCACATGTGGAACATGAGGTTCGAGGCCAAGCATAAAGTTTTTAAGAAtactttaaagaattttaaaaatatcaccAAATCTTTAGCAAAAAGTCATCAGATGTCAATTGGCTATCTTTGGGATGTGGATAATGGTGAAACGTTGGCATGCTAAATCCCATACAGACAAGCATGCATTCCATAAACTGGGTCAAAATGGATGGGACAGAATATAGCCAAGGCCTCATTGTATGCAATGAAATTGAGGAAGAAATTCCTGTTTTCAGTCAGATTCGGAAAATACTTTTTATTGACGGCACTGTTTATTATATTGTCGACAAACTTTTCACAGAAGATTTTTCAACATCATCACGCGTTTAAAGTACAGAGATACTGTGAGTTGGGTGAACTGGTAAAAGCCAACAGCTTGAAGTTCTACAGGCCTTTtgatctgcagtgtttattTGGGTCAGATGATGGTGAATATATTGTACCTTCTTTTGTGTTGCTGTAATTGTTACATCtgtgttaaaataaaatttcaaaCTGATgtaacttgttttgttttttgtttttaactaaATGCATATGTATTTTTAGTCGAATACAGATTACAATTAATGACAAATCAGGGTTTTTATGAACACTATTAGTGTGGAAATTACTCTCTTGGTGTAGACACTTCTAGTGTAGTTTTAACACTAGCAGTGTAAATGAGGGGAAAACAACACCAATAATTGTGTTAATTATGAACACTTACAGTGTTGTTTTAACTCAATACAAGTGGTAAAAAAAGTAACACTATTTAAAGTGTTAATTTAACTCAATTTAGTCAGGACCTATATAAACCCCGAAAAAGTGTTAATTTTATCGcatttaacactttcaaatttgCTGTGCATGCAGAAAAACGTTTTTCTGGATCAAGTTCTCCATGCCCATAGTATCGTACATGACCATTAATTGTTTGATATTGGGATTCAAACCTTGGCGTAAGGTGGTTATCAGAGCCGTTTCATTCCAGCCGCTATCAGCCGCAAGAGTGCGAAAATGGAGGGCATACATACTCACAGATTCATTGCTTTGGCGTAGGTTGAAAAGTTGGTAGCGTACAGATTCAGCGTAAGTTCAGCTGTGCATTGTCCGAATACCTCCCTGAAGTGGGCAAAGAAGGAGTTAATAGAGGCTGTAACTGGAGTGTTGGATTCCCAGAGAGGTTGAGCCCACTGTAGCGTTCGTCTACCGAGCAGTGAAATGACGAATGCCACCTGGGCTTGTCTGGTGGTGAACAACTGTGACTGGGCTTCCAGATAGAGGGAGCATTGTAGAAGGaacccgctgcaatcctccgcagCAACGGTGGATGTCGCTGATCAGGCCATGGGACTGACAGTGGCAGCTTGAGAAGAAGCAGTGGGTTTTAGGTGTTGGAGTGCGAGA includes the following:
- the LOC125264354 gene encoding H-2 class I histocompatibility antigen, Q10 alpha chain-like — protein: MKIFTLLCVFLLYGTLPSIQAEKHSLYYIYTALSKPVDLAGIYEFTAMGLLDDTQIDYYNRELKRKIPKQQWMKEKLQEDYWEKGTQSRKSKEQWFNVNVHILMSRMRHNESDLHVLQWRHGCEVEQEGSEFKFSRGIDEYGYDGENFLSFDDKESQWVTFIDEAQPTKRKWDNIPILNQYIKAYLEKECVDWLNKFREYGDEKLRNGSPPNVYVFEQKNTNDETKLKLTCLATGFYPKDVILTIIICVPTINEDLTGVKRHEGE
- the LOC125264341 gene encoding GTPase IMAP family member 4-like isoform X2, with protein sequence MADNLRQRRNNAVVPLQNIGNINIVLLGKTGVGKSSSGNTILGENKFTCGRSLSPITNISSVEKSEINGRSVSVVDTPGFFCTNLSKDQLSEEFARSVFLSAPGVHAFLFVVPFGRFTEQEEEILKQVQKVFGKKVLKHVIILFTYGDECDRENMQAEIEGNDVVSRVVEKCQNYHVINNRDLTDRQQVNDLLLNIYKMIERNGYYTNEMYELAQKMITWEKFCEFVQDVCDAIVAFFLNLRNRFDNTLIQRLARYSRLYA
- the LOC125264341 gene encoding GTPase IMAP family member 4-like isoform X1, which encodes MNVSDNLTQADNLRQRRNNAVVPLQNIGNINIVLLGKTGVGKSSSGNTILGENKFTCGRSLSPITNISSVEKSEINGRSVSVVDTPGFFCTNLSKDQLSEEFARSVFLSAPGVHAFLFVVPFGRFTEQEEEILKQVQKVFGKKVLKHVIILFTYGDECDRENMQAEIEGNDVVSRVVEKCQNYHVINNRDLTDRQQVNDLLLNIYKMIERNGYYTNEMYELAQKMITWEKFCEFVQDVCDAIVAFFLNLRNRFDNTLIQRLARYSRLYA